The segment GAACGTTCATGCCCCACGAAGCAAGCCGGTCCCTGGTGGGAAGCCTAGCGAGAGCCACCATCCAAGTAACAAAAGAACATCTTGGTATTTCTtccttgaaccagactagtctGCTCCATGGTACCAGAGGTGAGGGTTCTCTCAGCCTAATTCAAGTAGCCTTGGTCGAGAACTTCTGGACATAATGGACCTCTCCATTCCTCCACAGATAGACATCCCTGCCATTCTCATCAGAAGGAGGGGTCATTGTTGAGAGGACAATCTGCAAAGTCTCTGCCTAGTCGGACCGAGCATGAGGAATTAGCCAGTGGCCATTAGCAGCCGCCTCACACACGCTTGCCTCCCTTCGAAGACGAAGTTCTCTGGTGCCAGATTCACCAAACGCACAGATCAAGGGTCCCATATCATTCCAGAAATCATACCAGAACTTAGCTGTTTTCCCATCACCCACACTACATCTTAGGAACACAGCAACGCTGTCTACGATTATGTTTCTGGCTACGATAACTTGCATGTGAACGTGACCCAAGAAAAATGATTAGACGGTATGCTGATAAAAGTGAGAAACTAATTGAAAAATATCAACCAACCAGTTGAAGTAATTATCAAAACGCATGTCTTCAGCCATTGAGAAACAAAGTGTATAAATTCAAACGCAAACGCTGAAAGAAGACAAGCGTCCGAAGAATGCGGATTGCGACCAATAAAACAAGAACGAAAAGGACGTTCACGTGGACCTACCCGCAGCGTATAAGAACCTCTCTCACTCTCCACCATCACCACTTCTCTCACTATAACCGCATCCCCCACTCTAACGAACCCAAACGAGTTTCcattttcaaattcgaatttcaaattttcatcGATGAAGGTGATCGCGTCGAGAAACTCAAAGCGTAAGGCTGGGGCGACGCCGTTCGCCGCGAAGAACCTTCCGTCGATGAGTTCGATCCGGAAGAGAGCTCTGATCTCTCCACTATCCGCTGCTTCCGGCTCCAATTTGCTTTCTGCAGTCGATGACAATGTCTCATGCGGTTCAAGCAGAGTCGAGGAGAGCTCGAAGCTGAAGAAGATTCGAatcgaagaggaagaagaagaagtttcgGGACCTGCTGATCCGAAGCTTCGGAGGATCACGAGGTCATACTCTAAGCTAACCAAGGAGAAGGAAGGAGACGAGATCGAAGTAAGCGAAACGTCCTTCACACGATCCGACGTGACGTTTGCCGAGAATAAGGAGAGCGACGTCGTTTCGGGAGTAGAGTCTTGCTCCAAGTTCGGGAGCGtaaccggaggaggaggaggcgatTACGAAGAAACTGAAATCTCCAAACCGAGCGGACACGTGGAAGCGAAGACGGAGTTTGAGACAATCGGATTCGTCTCCGATCTCGCTTGCGAAGAGACGTTCTCCGACGAAGAGGATGAGTCGTCGGAGATATTTTCACAGTACTCATCGGATTACACTTCTTCAGTTTTTTCCGACTCTGGCAGCGAGTTCTCGGAGAGATCTAGCTCTGATGATTCTCCTGTTTCACATAGTCGCTCTCTGTACCTCGCGTTCAAGGAACAGTTCTGTAGATCCACGATCCCTAACGATCTCGAATCCTCTCGCGAAGAACTAAGCCGTGAAACTCAATCTGACGTAAGCGTATAATGCATTCATATCTCTTGCTATTGATTACACAGCTTGAAGGTGTTGTTAATTGCTTGAAACGATCATTCGATTATTGTTTTAGCTGTTAAGGTTTGAAGATGAAGAGGTGGAAGAGAGCTATCAAAGGCTgagggaaagagagagaagtCATGCGTATCTGCGTGACTACGCTAAAGCTTACTGCTCCAGGATGGATCATGCTGATTTCATCCCTCAGCTACGCTTGATCATGGTTCAATGGATTGTGGAGGTTGAATGAACATTTATCATCATTCTCTTCTTGTATGCATTGCATTTGATTGAAGCGTCTAATAAAGGAACGATTCTAAATGTATGTATGGTGTTCTTCTGTTTTACTGATTTGTCCTTCTCACTGACTATACGCAGCAATGTTCTGCAATGGAGCTTCAGCCGGAGACGTTGTTTCTAGGAGTTAGTCTGCTGGATCGTTTCCTGAGCAAAGGAACCTTCAAGAGCGAGAGGAACCTAGTACTAGTCGGGATTGCGAGTCTTACTCTGGCCACCAGAATTGAAGAAAACCAACCTTACAATAGGTACAAACCATGTTCCATCTTTCATTATTCTGACTTCTAGTGTTCATTAGGTAAaattaggcctgggcattcggggtcccaatcgggtttcggttttatccaatcgggttttggtttttcgggtttatcaaaatcagctccattcggattatatgaaagttcggttcgggaccggttcgggttccatcgggttcgggtcggggttagtaaatcttcaaagaaccggtacaacccaatatactttcgggttcgggtcccaatcggtttttcggtttaaaagtacctgatttttacctattttataaccaaaacatgagtaaaatcggttcttcagttttaaaagacctgatttgtacctattttgaaaccaaaacttaagtaaaatcgattcaaaaataaggaacatcaaccgtgatcattcaaaatcatacgaaaagtaaacatatttaatgataaaaagaaaaccaaataaataaaagcataaaacaaaaactaagttctcatgaaatgagaaacattgtttaacgaaaacaaaatcaaaatctaaatacttcaagattcatGTAATAGAACCCCACAAACATTCATGttatagataagtattttagatgttcaatatttcttagtgtattttggatacatattaggaattgagatcatatttggtacaagatcttttcgaggttttgaatatttcgggttctatcggatatccatttagattcgggttcggttcggataatacccataacccgaaataccacaaaacaagatccattcggtatttacgtcgggttcggatcggttcggattcatttttatcggatcggattcggttcgggttttcgggttcggtttatttgcccagccctaggtAAAATGGTCTCAATAAGAAGATGACTATATGGCTTCCATATACAAATCTTATATGGTCATATGTGTGTCAAATATTGGATTCTGTTTCCCAAAAGCTATGTACTGCTAATACCTTCTGCACACACACATATCAATAGTTCAATTTTCTTTAGCTCCTCACCTGGTACTTTCTCCATATGATTAGCATCCGGAGAAGGAACTTCTACATCCAGAACCTAAAGTACAGCCGGCATGAAGTGGTGGCAATGGAGTGGCTGGTTCAAGAAGTTCTCAACTTCAAATGCTTGTCACCCACAATCTTTAACTTCTTATGGTAAAATCCTTTATTACTGAATATTTTCTGTTCCAAGACACGTATACATATAATTATCATTGATACATCTCAGGTTTTACCTAAAAGCTGCACGAGCCAATCCAGAAGTTGAAAAGAAAGCGAGATCCTTGGCCATAACCTCACTATCCGATCACACTCAACTCTGTTTTTGGCCCTCAACTGTAGCAGCCGGGGTTGTAGTTCTCGCCTGCAGTGAACACAACAAAATCTCAGCCTACCAACGAGTCATAAAGGTACCAATCTCTTCATCACTACTTAAAAGACTTTTTGATCTCAAAGAACATACAGAACATTCACAATCTAAacctcaatctctctctctctacaggTTCATGTTAGAACAAAAGATAGCGACCTGCCTGAATGCGTCGAGGTATTTTGTTCAACATCACTCTCATCGTATCAGACCTCCTTTTCTCCACTAAAGAGTTGACGGATGTGTTTTAAATTCGCGTTTCTATATACAGAGCCTGGAATGGTTGCTTGAGCAGTAAGAAATCCACAAGAACAAATTACACCAACAACCAGATACAGTATACTCCAATACGAACTCACAGGTTATTATTACCATTTACACAACAAACATTTATAAGGTATATAACAAGACAATGCCTCTACAGATTTATATGCTTAATCTCTGGACTTAATTAGCTCGTCTCTGCATTACTAATACCAATTATCAGGCCACATTTGTGCTGCCACACACATTTATTGCTTATTTTGTTCAATACATTACAATctcattttattaaaactttttttcctATTTCTTCTTTAATAAGGTGTGAAAGACTTCTTATATTTTCAGTCATCACTGTCATTTTTATATTGGTTAGAAGATCAATTTTTTTGTGTCTCTAAGGTAAATAACCTAGCgtctgaaaataaataaaacatataattgGAAGGACTGTAGGATTATATATATGGTTTTTGGTACAACTACGATATGAAATGATGACATAATTGCTGATTGTTGCCACCGGAATGATATTCCAATGCTTGAATCCTGGCGCAAAATTTGACAACATCATTTCACATGATCTCTTGTTTATATCTACACTAGTATCCTGTTCAATGTGAACTTCGCATAATTCATTCACTCTTAAGTCTTAACATTAAAATTTCAGATAAGAACTTGCATATAAAAGCTAAAATTGTTATTTCTCTAGTTTCATTAAAACATATACCATTCAACACTTTTTGGGTTATCAttttagacatttttaaaagatattcgTTTGAGAAAGATAATAAAACTATAGACAATTGAAAAGGTAATGGCATGAAGTTTTCCGGACCGTTTAAATTGCTTTCTGACGTGGGAATATATCACTACAattaaaatatgcaaataatgACTTTTTCTTTTAGTAAGCATCAAAGATGAAAtaacaacaaagaaaaaaacatacaaaagtaaattttagaatcaaaatatCAAACAATCACACTCTCAGGGCCCAATTAGATATCTCCCAATCACATTTAGACACCAAaacaaacaatcaaacaagaactcATTCAATGATACAATGCATAAAAATCAATTTAACGGTAGGCTAATATAGGAATCCGTCAACCATAACGGCCAAGAGCGACGGAGAAGTCGACGGAAACGCCAAAGAGAAGAATGGCTAAGCCGGTGAAGTTAATGAGACGTGACTCAGCGTTTGTGCTCTGACCAAGCATCGTGGCTCTCTGCATGAGTCCGGTAAGTGCTGCGACGATGCCCATATAAAATAGAGCCCGACCACCTAAGACGTGCCACGGCATCATCCTTGCTCTTGTCCCTGATGAAGATTGTGGCGCAAGGAATGTGAATGCACCAAGTAGCCACTGTAAAGTTACATCACCACCACAAATTTTCAACAAAGCGATGGTTTAATTAACGTTAAAATCCACGTCTATGAACTGATATTAACCTGGAGGCCGAGGAGGATGAAAGTTGTGAGGCCGATCCAGGAGTGAAGAGATACCATGTCTTTAAGGTTTAGTTTGTCGTGGAATCTAAAGGCAGCGGAGATTCCGACAATACCTAGAACTAATCCTATTAAGTGAAGCCCACCGTGAACCATTTTCTGTACTTGGTGCGAGGCATATGCCGTTTTGTACGTCATCATCGCTGCACAATCATTGTcaattattgtttttataattaattcatGCATAATCACGaatgtaatttttttggaaACCTAAATCATTTTATTGATTATATTATGTACTGTATATGGAAGAAAACTaccattttatcatttttttttttgttatttgtttaaGTCGTGATTGAATTACCTTGGCCGACGAGGAAGAGAAATCCACAGTACATGAGAAATGGGTGCACCTATATATATCAACCATTTCCGAACCAAAAAGAGTATTAGAAAAAATAACAAACTAGTTAAAACATGACCGAACGGTttgaagtatatatttatatacacacAAACTTACATTTAAAATCTTAAGGGGGTTGTCCGAGCCATACTCGATGCCTTCGCGGTAATGGAGAAGCCATATGAGCATTAGAACAACGGCTAATATGCCAAAGAAGTGAGCCACAAGCGTTGAAAGCGACGAGTGACGCTTAAAAGGTGTTCGATCTGCTGAGACGTCCATCTGATTTTACTTTGGTTCTCTTGCTAAACACGATGATGAGTCAAGCAATACTGAGAGAGAACATGAGAGAAGAGAATGTGCTAGATTGTGTGTATTGCGTATCGGTTCTGTCGGGTACGGATGATATCTTAAAGGGTTATTTATACTAATATAATTGATGTGTGAAAACAAcccaaaacaatatataaatagGACTGCCTTTAATCAAAATATGAAACATAAAATCATACGCAAGTGTTTAAGCCATATATAAATCTAATTTATAATATCACCGGAAGACATTTATGTTCATCAATATCATTAGAGCTAGGAACATTCTTGGTTATTCTTGGCCCCTAAACTAAATATGTCTCGCCGGCCTTGAAGGACATGATTCACTTGCTTCTATTCAGTCCCATCCCTAGTTCCGGGTTAGGGGAGATTAGGTCCATACCCCAAACTTCCCctagttaaaaacaaaaatctaatatataagaCTTATACATGCATATTTGTTTTGATGAACTGAATCGTTCGGTGACCTATAACTAATTAACTATGACCAAAAACATAACTTAGCTCGACTTTGTTATTAGTTTAAGAGTATCattatttatagaattttaaaattagtataACTTGGTCATGCAAGATATTGGTGAACGAATGAATTGCTTGCGTATAAGGGTTTGGAATAAAAAT is part of the Brassica rapa cultivar Chiifu-401-42 chromosome A09, CAAS_Brap_v3.01, whole genome shotgun sequence genome and harbors:
- the LOC103842946 gene encoding cyclin-SDS-like isoform X3, producing MKVIASRNSKRKAGATPFAAKNLPSMSSIRKRALISPLSAASGSNLLSAVDDNVSCGSSRVEESSKLKKIRIEEEEEEVSGPADPKLRRITRSYSKLTKEKEGDEIEVSETSFTRSDVTFAENKESDVVSGVESCSKFGSVTGGGGGDYEETEISKPSGHVEAKTEFETIGFVSDLACEETFSDEEDESSEIFSQYSSDYTSSVFSDSGSEFSERSSSDDSPVSHSRSLYLAFKEQFCRSTIPNDLESSREELSRETQSDLLRFEDEEVEESYQRLRERERSHAYLRDYAKAYCSRMDHADFIPQLRLIMVQWIVEQCSAMELQPETLFLGVSLLDRFLSKGTFKSERNLVLVGIASLTLATRIEENQPYNSIRRRNFYIQNLKYSRHEVVAMEWLVQEVLNFKCLSPTIFNFLWFYLKAARANPEVEKKARSLAITSLSDHTQLCFWPSTVAAGVVVLACSEHNKISAYQRVIKVHVRTKDSDLPECVESLEWLLEQ
- the LOC103842946 gene encoding cyclin-SDS-like isoform X2, which codes for MKVIASRNSKRKAGATPFAAKNLPSMSSIRKRALISPLSAASGSNLLSAVDDNVSCGSSRVEESSKLKKIRIEEEEEEVSGPADPKLRRITRSYSKLTKEKEGDEIEVSETSFTRSDVTFAENKESDVVSGVESCSKFGSVTGGGGGDYEETEISKPSGHVEAKTEFETIGFVSDLACEETFSDEEDESSEIFSQYSSDYTSSVFSDSGSEFSERSSSDDSPVSHSRSLYLAFKEQFCRSTIPNDLESSREELSRETQSDLLRFEDEEVEESYQRLRERERSHAYLRDYAKAYCSRMDHADFIPQLRLIMVQWIVEQCSAMELQPETLFLGVSLLDRFLSKGTFKSERNLVLVGIASLTLATRIEENQPYNSIRRRNFYIQNLKYSRHEVVAMEWLVQEVLNFKCLSPTIFNFLWFYLKAARANPEVEKKARSLAITSLSDHTQLCFWPSTVAAGVVVLACSEHNKISAYQRVIKVHVRTKDSDLPECVEVFCSTSLSSYQTSFSPLKS
- the LOC103842946 gene encoding cyclin-SDS-like isoform X1, giving the protein MKVIASRNSKRKAGATPFAAKNLPSMSSIRKRALISPLSAASGSNLLSAVDDNVSCGSSRVEESSKLKKIRIEEEEEEVSGPADPKLRRITRSYSKLTKEKEGDEIEVSETSFTRSDVTFAENKESDVVSGVESCSKFGSVTGGGGGDYEETEISKPSGHVEAKTEFETIGFVSDLACEETFSDEEDESSEIFSQYSSDYTSSVFSDSGSEFSERSSSDDSPVSHSRSLYLAFKEQFCRSTIPNDLESSREELSRETQSDLLRFEDEEVEESYQRLRERERSHAYLRDYAKAYCSRMDHADFIPQLRLIMVQWIVEQCSAMELQPETLFLGVSLLDRFLSKGTFKSERNLVLVGIASLTLATRIEENQPYNSIRRRNFYIQNLKYSRHEVVAMEWLVQEVLNFKCLSPTIFNFLWFYLKAARANPEVEKKARSLAITSLSDHTQLCFWPSTVAAGVVVLACSEHNKISAYQRVIKVPISSSLLKRLFDLKEHTEHSQSKPQSLSLYRFMLEQKIATCLNASRAWNGCLSSKKSTRTNYTNNQIQYTPIRTHRLLLPFTQQTFIRYITRQCLYRFICLISGLN
- the LOC103842947 gene encoding probable transmembrane ascorbate ferrireductase 3; its protein translation is MDVSADRTPFKRHSSLSTLVAHFFGILAVVLMLIWLLHYREGIEYGSDNPLKILNVHPFLMYCGFLFLVGQAMMTYKTAYASHQVQKMVHGGLHLIGLVLGIVGISAAFRFHDKLNLKDMVSLHSWIGLTTFILLGLQWLLGAFTFLAPQSSSGTRARMMPWHVLGGRALFYMGIVAALTGLMQRATMLGQSTNAESRLINFTGLAILLFGVSVDFSVALGRYG